One window of the Paraburkholderia sp. PGU19 genome contains the following:
- a CDS encoding helix-turn-helix transcriptional regulator, producing MASKHVGANFDDFLAEESLLEEVTATAMKRVIAWQIEQEMKAQNLTKTRMAAKMNTSRAALNRLLDQSDTSLTLTTLASAANALGKKFRFELAS from the coding sequence ATGGCAAGCAAGCACGTAGGTGCGAATTTCGACGATTTCCTTGCCGAGGAATCGCTGCTTGAGGAAGTCACGGCTACGGCCATGAAGCGCGTTATCGCCTGGCAGATCGAGCAGGAAATGAAGGCGCAGAATCTGACCAAGACCCGAATGGCTGCAAAGATGAATACGAGTCGTGCGGCGTTGAACCGGTTGTTGGATCAGAGCGACACGAGCCTCACGCTGACAACGCTGGCAAGCGCCGCGAATGCGCTCGGAAAGAAGTTCAGATTCGAACTTGCTTCGTAA
- a CDS encoding type II toxin-antitoxin system RelE/ParE family toxin yields MPRTRSIVIVLSVCFFQTDTGDEPVRQWLRDLEAQDRKMIGEDVKTVQFGCPLGMPLVRKMGRDLWEIRITLPQRIARVLFTVADAKMILLHGFIKKSRATPQADLDLAKDRLRQLQSS; encoded by the coding sequence CGATCGATTGTCATTGTCCTTTCCGTTTGCTTTTTTCAGACTGACACGGGCGATGAACCTGTGCGTCAATGGCTTCGGGATCTCGAAGCCCAAGACAGGAAAATGATCGGTGAGGATGTGAAGACCGTGCAGTTCGGCTGCCCGCTTGGGATGCCGCTGGTCCGCAAGATGGGGCGTGATTTGTGGGAGATTCGCATTACGCTGCCGCAGCGGATCGCGCGTGTGCTGTTCACCGTGGCGGACGCGAAGATGATTTTGCTACACGGTTTCATCAAAAAATCGCGGGCTACGCCGCAAGCAGATCTGGATCTTGCAAAAGACAGATTACGGCAGTTGCAAAGCAGTTAA